Proteins from a genomic interval of Panthera tigris isolate Pti1 chromosome A2, P.tigris_Pti1_mat1.1, whole genome shotgun sequence:
- the ATP5F1D gene encoding ATP synthase subunit delta, mitochondrial translates to MLPVAVLRRPGLRCLVRQARAYAEAAAAPAPAAGPGQMSFTFASPTQVFFNGANVRQVDVPTQTGAFGILAAHVPTLQVLRPGLVVVHAEDGTTSKYFVSSGSVTVNADSSVQLLAEEAVTLDMLDVGAAKVNLEKAQSELSGAADEASRAEIQIRIEANEALVKALE, encoded by the exons ATGCTGCCCGTCGCGGTCCTGCGCCGTCCCGGCCTGCGCTGCCTCGTCCGTCAGGCCCGCGCCTACGCTGAGGCTGCGGCTGCGCCGGCCCCGGCTGCGGGCCCGGGCCAGATGTCCTTCACCTTCGCCTCACCCACGCAG GTATTTTTCAATGGTGCCAACGTCCGGCAAGTGGACGTTCCCACGCAGACGGGAGCCTTTGGCATCCTGGCGGCCCACGTACCCACCTTGCAGGTCCTGCGGCCGGGGCTGGTGGTTGTCCACGCGGAGGACGGCACCACCTCCAAATACTTTG TGAGTAGCGGCTCCGTCACAGTGAACGCTGATTCCTCAGTGCAGTTGTTGGCTGAAGAGGCCGTGACCTTGGACATGCTGGACGTGGGG GCCGCCAAGGTGAACCTGGAGAAGGCGCAGTCCGAGCTGTCAGGGGCAGCGGACGAGGCCTCCAGGGCCGAGATCCAAATCCGCATCGAGGCCAACGAGGCCCTGGTGAAAGCTCTCGAGTAG
- the MIDN gene encoding midnolin isoform X4 — MEPQPGGARSCRRGAPGGACELGPAAEAAPMSLAIHSTTGTRYELSVPPDETVEGLRKRLSQRLKVPKERLALLHKDTRLSSGKLQEFGVGDGSKLTLVPTVEAGLMSQASRPEQSVMQALESLTETQVSDFLSGRSPLTLALRVGDHMMFVQLQLAAQHTPLQHRHVLAAAAAAAAAARGGPSVTAPVSSPCRPVSSAARVPPVPSSPAPASPSPVTAGSFRSHSAATCPEMDCSPPASAGSLASTPGGSPASTPGGSPASRSRKPGAVIESFVNHAPGVFSGTFSGTLHPNCQDSSGRPRRDIGTILQILNDLLSATRHYQGMPPSLTQLRCHAQCAPASPAPDLTPKTTSCEKLAAAAPASLSQARTCKPLGDRLRQTENRATRCKVERLQLLLQQKRLRRKARRDARGPYHWPPSRKAGRSDTSGGGGGGGPSEASGLGLDFEDSVWKPEVNPDIKSEFVVA, encoded by the exons ATGGAGCCGCAGCCCGGCGGCGCCCGGAGCTGCCGGCGCGGGGCCCCCGGCGGCGCCTGCGAGCTGGGCCCGGCGGCCGAGGCGGCTCCCATGAGCCTGGCCATTCACAGCACGACGGGCACCCGCTACGAGCTGTCGGTGCCCCCGGACGAAACGGTGGAGGGGCTGCGCAAGCGGCTGTCCCAGAGGCTCAAAGTGCCCAAGGAGCGCCTGGCACTGCTCCACAAAGACAC ccGGCTCAGTTCGGGGAAGCTGCAGGAGTTCGGCGTGGGGGATGGCAGCAAGCTGACGCTGGTACCCACCGTGGAGGCGGGCCTCATG TCGCAGGCCTCAAGGCCAGAGCAGTCTGTGATGCAGGCCCTGGAGAGCTTGACTGAGACACAG GTCAGTGACTTCTTGTCCGGCCGCTCGCCACTGACCCTGGCGCTGCGCGTGGGTGACCACATGATGTTCGTCCAGCTGCAGCTGGCCGCCCAGCATACCCCGCTGCAACACCGCCACGTGCtggcggccgccgccgccgccgccgccgccgcccgggggGGCCCCAGCGTGACCGCCCCTGTGTCCTCTCCCTGCCGGCCAGTGTCCAGCGCCGCCCGAGTGCCCCCGGtgcccagcagccctgcccctgcgTCCCCCTCACCCGTCACAGCCGGCTCTTTCCGATCCCACTCAGCTGCCACCTGCCCCGAG ATGGACTGCTCGCCCCCGGCCAGTGCTGGCAGCCTCGCGTCCACCCCCGGCGGGAGCCCCGCGTCCACCCCCGGCGGGAGCCCCGCCTCCCGCTCCCGCAAGCCCGGCGCTGTCATTGAGAGCTTCGTCAACCACGCCCCGGGGGTGTTCTCAGGGACCTTCTCTG GCACGCTGCACCCCAACTGCCAGGATAGCAGCGGGCGGCCGCGGCGTGACATCGGCACCATCCTGCAGATCCTCAACGACCTTCTGAGTGCCACGCGGCACTACCAGGGCATGCCCCCGTCGCTGACCCAGCTACGCTGCCATGCCCAGTGCGCGCCCGCCTCGCCCGCCCCGGACCTCACCCCCAAAACTACCTCCTGTGAGAAGCTGGCGGCTGCAGCCCCTGCCTCCCTGAGCCAGGCCCGCACGTGCAAGCCTCTGG GGGACCGGCTGCGGCAGACGGAGAACCGGGCCACCCGCTGCAAGGTGGAGCGCCTACAGCTGCTGCTTCAGCAGAAGCGGCTCCGCAGGAAGGCGCGACGCGACGCCCGCGGCCCCTACCACTGGCCGCCCAGCCGCAAGGCCGGCCGCAGCGACACCAgcgggggaggcggcggcggcggccccagCGAGGCCTCCGGCTTGGGCCTCGACTTTGAGGACTCCGTTTGGAAGCCGGAAGTCAATCCTGACATCAAGTCAGAGTTCGTGGTGGCCTAG
- the LOC102948780 gene encoding LOW QUALITY PROTEIN: voltage-dependent calcium channel beta subunit-associated regulatory protein (The sequence of the model RefSeq protein was modified relative to this genomic sequence to represent the inferred CDS: inserted 1 base in 1 codon) has protein sequence MQPTPTMATAAASTAATAALTSRWDNTTSSPTAEPDPILNNYVLLVVVLSLFVGGTLVVLSGVLLLCRRCWEVHRRFNRAMEEAEKTTTTYLDSSAHPAQDPDFRGEDPEGQDAETERFLSTSSTGRRVSFNEAALFEQSRKSQDKGRRYTLTEGDFHHLKNARLTHLHLPPLKIITIHECDSGEASATTPPHAAAAPKASLAIFQVTPGKALTGRSVGPSSALPGDPYNSAAGPADFEISPLASSDSGEGAWADAGARSTKPVGSGATGGPEEAGPGSGAGPVLHFFTRLRRHTSLDGASPYFKVKKWKLDPSQRASSLDTRGSPKRHHFQRQRAASESTEQEEGDAPHMDFIRYIASAGDTVAFPXPRPFLASPASPSPALGRYFVVDRSVRGGPVGPRPTQSPAKWPGEGFPHPADLSHSSSSIVPPGDCLTGATSPARTRRGKLGETG, from the exons ATGCAGCCCACGCCCACCATGGCCACCGCCGCCGCAAGCACCGCCGCCACGGCTGCCCTGACCTCGAGGTGGGACAACACCACCAGCAGCCCCACC GCGGAGCCTGACCCCATCCTCAACAACTACGTGCTGCTGGTGGTGGTCCTGTCGCTCTTTGTCGGTGGCACTCTGGTGGTGCTGTCCGGAGTCCTGCTCCTGTGCAGGCGCTGCTGGGAGGTCCACCGGCGCTTCAACAG AGCcatggaggaagcagagaagacCACCACCACGTACCTGGACAGCAGCGCTCATCCAGCCCAAG ACCCTGACTTCAGGGGGGAGGACCCCGAGGGCCAGGACGCGGAGACGGAGCGCTTCCTGTCCACCAGCTCCACGGGCCGCCGGGTGTCCTTCAACGAAGCAGCCCTGTTTGAGCAGAGTCGGAAGTCACAGGACAAGGGGCGCCG GTACACCCTGACGGAGGGGGACTTCCACCACCTGAAGAATGCCCGCCTCACCCACCTGCACCTGCCACCCCTCAAGATCATCACCATCCACGAGTGCGACTCGGGTGAAGCCagcgccaccacccccccccacgccGCTGCCGCCCCCAAGGCCAGTCTCGCCATATTCCAGGTGA ccccggggaAGGCCCTCACCGGCCGCTCTGTGGGCCCCAGCTCCGCCCTGCCAGGTGACCCCTACAACTCGGCCGCGGGCCCTGCCGACTTCGAGATCAGCCCCTTGGCGTCCAGCGACTCCGGGGAAGGCGCCTGG gcgGATGCAGGCGCCCGGAGCACCAAGCCCGTCGGGTCGGGGGCCACAGGGGGACCCGAGGAGGCAGGTCCAGGCTCCGGGGCAGGACCTGTCCTGCATTTCTTCACCCGCCTGCGGCGCCACACCAGCCTGGACGGGGCCAGCCCGTACTTCAAGGTCAAGAAATGGAAGCTGGATCCCAGCCAGCGGGCATCTAGTCTGGACACAAGAG GCTCCCCCAAGCGGCACCACTTCCAGCGGCAGCGGGCAGCCAGCGAGAGCAccgagcaggaggagggggacgCCCCCCACATGGACTTCATCCGGTACATCGCCAGCGCAGGCGACACGGTGGCCTTCC CCCCCCGTCCCTTTCTGGCCAGCCCCGCCAGCCCATCCCCCGCTCTCGGCAGGTATTTTGTAGTAGATAGAAGCGTCAGGGGTGGACCTGTgggcccccgccccacccagtcCCCCGCTAAGTGGCCTGGGGAGGGCTTTCCCCACCCTGCAGACCTATCACATTCTTCCAGCTCCATCGTCCCTCCTGGAGACTGCCTCACTGGGGCCACCTCTCCAGCAAGGACCAGAAGAGGGAAACTGGGGGAGACTGGGtaa
- the MIDN gene encoding midnolin isoform X1, with amino-acid sequence MEPQPGGARSCRRGAPGGACELGPAAEAAPMSLAIHSTTGTRYELSVPPDETVEGLRKRLSQRLKVPKERLALLHKDTRLSSGKLQEFGVGDGSKLTLVPTVEAGLMSQASRPEQSVMQALESLTETQPPVAPGPGRAGGGVFRKYRFILFKHPWHRQGPQSPERGGERPQVSDFLSGRSPLTLALRVGDHMMFVQLQLAAQHTPLQHRHVLAAAAAAAAAARGGPSVTAPVSSPCRPVSSAARVPPVPSSPAPASPSPVTAGSFRSHSAATCPEQMDCSPPASAGSLASTPGGSPASTPGGSPASRSRKPGAVIESFVNHAPGVFSGTFSGTLHPNCQDSSGRPRRDIGTILQILNDLLSATRHYQGMPPSLTQLRCHAQCAPASPAPDLTPKTTSCEKLAAAAPASLSQARTCKPLGDRLRQTENRATRCKVERLQLLLQQKRLRRKARRDARGPYHWPPSRKAGRSDTSGGGGGGGPSEASGLGLDFEDSVWKPEVNPDIKSEFVVA; translated from the exons ATGGAGCCGCAGCCCGGCGGCGCCCGGAGCTGCCGGCGCGGGGCCCCCGGCGGCGCCTGCGAGCTGGGCCCGGCGGCCGAGGCGGCTCCCATGAGCCTGGCCATTCACAGCACGACGGGCACCCGCTACGAGCTGTCGGTGCCCCCGGACGAAACGGTGGAGGGGCTGCGCAAGCGGCTGTCCCAGAGGCTCAAAGTGCCCAAGGAGCGCCTGGCACTGCTCCACAAAGACAC ccGGCTCAGTTCGGGGAAGCTGCAGGAGTTCGGCGTGGGGGATGGCAGCAAGCTGACGCTGGTACCCACCGTGGAGGCGGGCCTCATG TCGCAGGCCTCAAGGCCAGAGCAGTCTGTGATGCAGGCCCTGGAGAGCTTGACTGAGACACAG CCCCCAGTGGCGCCCGGGCCAGGCCGGGCTGGCGGAGGCGTCTTCCGGAAATACCGATTCATTTTATTTAAGCATCCGTGGCACCGACAGGGaccccagagcccagagaggggcgGCGAGAGGCCCCAG GTCAGTGACTTCTTGTCCGGCCGCTCGCCACTGACCCTGGCGCTGCGCGTGGGTGACCACATGATGTTCGTCCAGCTGCAGCTGGCCGCCCAGCATACCCCGCTGCAACACCGCCACGTGCtggcggccgccgccgccgccgccgccgccgcccgggggGGCCCCAGCGTGACCGCCCCTGTGTCCTCTCCCTGCCGGCCAGTGTCCAGCGCCGCCCGAGTGCCCCCGGtgcccagcagccctgcccctgcgTCCCCCTCACCCGTCACAGCCGGCTCTTTCCGATCCCACTCAGCTGCCACCTGCCCCGAG CAGATGGACTGCTCGCCCCCGGCCAGTGCTGGCAGCCTCGCGTCCACCCCCGGCGGGAGCCCCGCGTCCACCCCCGGCGGGAGCCCCGCCTCCCGCTCCCGCAAGCCCGGCGCTGTCATTGAGAGCTTCGTCAACCACGCCCCGGGGGTGTTCTCAGGGACCTTCTCTG GCACGCTGCACCCCAACTGCCAGGATAGCAGCGGGCGGCCGCGGCGTGACATCGGCACCATCCTGCAGATCCTCAACGACCTTCTGAGTGCCACGCGGCACTACCAGGGCATGCCCCCGTCGCTGACCCAGCTACGCTGCCATGCCCAGTGCGCGCCCGCCTCGCCCGCCCCGGACCTCACCCCCAAAACTACCTCCTGTGAGAAGCTGGCGGCTGCAGCCCCTGCCTCCCTGAGCCAGGCCCGCACGTGCAAGCCTCTGG GGGACCGGCTGCGGCAGACGGAGAACCGGGCCACCCGCTGCAAGGTGGAGCGCCTACAGCTGCTGCTTCAGCAGAAGCGGCTCCGCAGGAAGGCGCGACGCGACGCCCGCGGCCCCTACCACTGGCCGCCCAGCCGCAAGGCCGGCCGCAGCGACACCAgcgggggaggcggcggcggcggccccagCGAGGCCTCCGGCTTGGGCCTCGACTTTGAGGACTCCGTTTGGAAGCCGGAAGTCAATCCTGACATCAAGTCAGAGTTCGTGGTGGCCTAG
- the MIDN gene encoding midnolin isoform X2: MEPQPGGARSCRRGAPGGACELGPAAEAAPMSLAIHSTTGTRYELSVPPDETVEGLRKRLSQRLKVPKERLALLHKDTRLSSGKLQEFGVGDGSKLTLVPTVEAGLMSQASRPEQSVMQALESLTETQPPVAPGPGRAGGGVFRKYRFILFKHPWHRQGPQSPERGGERPQVSDFLSGRSPLTLALRVGDHMMFVQLQLAAQHTPLQHRHVLAAAAAAAAAARGGPSVTAPVSSPCRPVSSAARVPPVPSSPAPASPSPVTAGSFRSHSAATCPEMDCSPPASAGSLASTPGGSPASTPGGSPASRSRKPGAVIESFVNHAPGVFSGTFSGTLHPNCQDSSGRPRRDIGTILQILNDLLSATRHYQGMPPSLTQLRCHAQCAPASPAPDLTPKTTSCEKLAAAAPASLSQARTCKPLGDRLRQTENRATRCKVERLQLLLQQKRLRRKARRDARGPYHWPPSRKAGRSDTSGGGGGGGPSEASGLGLDFEDSVWKPEVNPDIKSEFVVA, from the exons ATGGAGCCGCAGCCCGGCGGCGCCCGGAGCTGCCGGCGCGGGGCCCCCGGCGGCGCCTGCGAGCTGGGCCCGGCGGCCGAGGCGGCTCCCATGAGCCTGGCCATTCACAGCACGACGGGCACCCGCTACGAGCTGTCGGTGCCCCCGGACGAAACGGTGGAGGGGCTGCGCAAGCGGCTGTCCCAGAGGCTCAAAGTGCCCAAGGAGCGCCTGGCACTGCTCCACAAAGACAC ccGGCTCAGTTCGGGGAAGCTGCAGGAGTTCGGCGTGGGGGATGGCAGCAAGCTGACGCTGGTACCCACCGTGGAGGCGGGCCTCATG TCGCAGGCCTCAAGGCCAGAGCAGTCTGTGATGCAGGCCCTGGAGAGCTTGACTGAGACACAG CCCCCAGTGGCGCCCGGGCCAGGCCGGGCTGGCGGAGGCGTCTTCCGGAAATACCGATTCATTTTATTTAAGCATCCGTGGCACCGACAGGGaccccagagcccagagaggggcgGCGAGAGGCCCCAG GTCAGTGACTTCTTGTCCGGCCGCTCGCCACTGACCCTGGCGCTGCGCGTGGGTGACCACATGATGTTCGTCCAGCTGCAGCTGGCCGCCCAGCATACCCCGCTGCAACACCGCCACGTGCtggcggccgccgccgccgccgccgccgccgcccgggggGGCCCCAGCGTGACCGCCCCTGTGTCCTCTCCCTGCCGGCCAGTGTCCAGCGCCGCCCGAGTGCCCCCGGtgcccagcagccctgcccctgcgTCCCCCTCACCCGTCACAGCCGGCTCTTTCCGATCCCACTCAGCTGCCACCTGCCCCGAG ATGGACTGCTCGCCCCCGGCCAGTGCTGGCAGCCTCGCGTCCACCCCCGGCGGGAGCCCCGCGTCCACCCCCGGCGGGAGCCCCGCCTCCCGCTCCCGCAAGCCCGGCGCTGTCATTGAGAGCTTCGTCAACCACGCCCCGGGGGTGTTCTCAGGGACCTTCTCTG GCACGCTGCACCCCAACTGCCAGGATAGCAGCGGGCGGCCGCGGCGTGACATCGGCACCATCCTGCAGATCCTCAACGACCTTCTGAGTGCCACGCGGCACTACCAGGGCATGCCCCCGTCGCTGACCCAGCTACGCTGCCATGCCCAGTGCGCGCCCGCCTCGCCCGCCCCGGACCTCACCCCCAAAACTACCTCCTGTGAGAAGCTGGCGGCTGCAGCCCCTGCCTCCCTGAGCCAGGCCCGCACGTGCAAGCCTCTGG GGGACCGGCTGCGGCAGACGGAGAACCGGGCCACCCGCTGCAAGGTGGAGCGCCTACAGCTGCTGCTTCAGCAGAAGCGGCTCCGCAGGAAGGCGCGACGCGACGCCCGCGGCCCCTACCACTGGCCGCCCAGCCGCAAGGCCGGCCGCAGCGACACCAgcgggggaggcggcggcggcggccccagCGAGGCCTCCGGCTTGGGCCTCGACTTTGAGGACTCCGTTTGGAAGCCGGAAGTCAATCCTGACATCAAGTCAGAGTTCGTGGTGGCCTAG
- the MIDN gene encoding midnolin isoform X3 translates to MEPQPGGARSCRRGAPGGACELGPAAEAAPMSLAIHSTTGTRYELSVPPDETVEGLRKRLSQRLKVPKERLALLHKDTRLSSGKLQEFGVGDGSKLTLVPTVEAGLMSQASRPEQSVMQALESLTETQVSDFLSGRSPLTLALRVGDHMMFVQLQLAAQHTPLQHRHVLAAAAAAAAAARGGPSVTAPVSSPCRPVSSAARVPPVPSSPAPASPSPVTAGSFRSHSAATCPEQMDCSPPASAGSLASTPGGSPASTPGGSPASRSRKPGAVIESFVNHAPGVFSGTFSGTLHPNCQDSSGRPRRDIGTILQILNDLLSATRHYQGMPPSLTQLRCHAQCAPASPAPDLTPKTTSCEKLAAAAPASLSQARTCKPLGDRLRQTENRATRCKVERLQLLLQQKRLRRKARRDARGPYHWPPSRKAGRSDTSGGGGGGGPSEASGLGLDFEDSVWKPEVNPDIKSEFVVA, encoded by the exons ATGGAGCCGCAGCCCGGCGGCGCCCGGAGCTGCCGGCGCGGGGCCCCCGGCGGCGCCTGCGAGCTGGGCCCGGCGGCCGAGGCGGCTCCCATGAGCCTGGCCATTCACAGCACGACGGGCACCCGCTACGAGCTGTCGGTGCCCCCGGACGAAACGGTGGAGGGGCTGCGCAAGCGGCTGTCCCAGAGGCTCAAAGTGCCCAAGGAGCGCCTGGCACTGCTCCACAAAGACAC ccGGCTCAGTTCGGGGAAGCTGCAGGAGTTCGGCGTGGGGGATGGCAGCAAGCTGACGCTGGTACCCACCGTGGAGGCGGGCCTCATG TCGCAGGCCTCAAGGCCAGAGCAGTCTGTGATGCAGGCCCTGGAGAGCTTGACTGAGACACAG GTCAGTGACTTCTTGTCCGGCCGCTCGCCACTGACCCTGGCGCTGCGCGTGGGTGACCACATGATGTTCGTCCAGCTGCAGCTGGCCGCCCAGCATACCCCGCTGCAACACCGCCACGTGCtggcggccgccgccgccgccgccgccgccgcccgggggGGCCCCAGCGTGACCGCCCCTGTGTCCTCTCCCTGCCGGCCAGTGTCCAGCGCCGCCCGAGTGCCCCCGGtgcccagcagccctgcccctgcgTCCCCCTCACCCGTCACAGCCGGCTCTTTCCGATCCCACTCAGCTGCCACCTGCCCCGAG CAGATGGACTGCTCGCCCCCGGCCAGTGCTGGCAGCCTCGCGTCCACCCCCGGCGGGAGCCCCGCGTCCACCCCCGGCGGGAGCCCCGCCTCCCGCTCCCGCAAGCCCGGCGCTGTCATTGAGAGCTTCGTCAACCACGCCCCGGGGGTGTTCTCAGGGACCTTCTCTG GCACGCTGCACCCCAACTGCCAGGATAGCAGCGGGCGGCCGCGGCGTGACATCGGCACCATCCTGCAGATCCTCAACGACCTTCTGAGTGCCACGCGGCACTACCAGGGCATGCCCCCGTCGCTGACCCAGCTACGCTGCCATGCCCAGTGCGCGCCCGCCTCGCCCGCCCCGGACCTCACCCCCAAAACTACCTCCTGTGAGAAGCTGGCGGCTGCAGCCCCTGCCTCCCTGAGCCAGGCCCGCACGTGCAAGCCTCTGG GGGACCGGCTGCGGCAGACGGAGAACCGGGCCACCCGCTGCAAGGTGGAGCGCCTACAGCTGCTGCTTCAGCAGAAGCGGCTCCGCAGGAAGGCGCGACGCGACGCCCGCGGCCCCTACCACTGGCCGCCCAGCCGCAAGGCCGGCCGCAGCGACACCAgcgggggaggcggcggcggcggccccagCGAGGCCTCCGGCTTGGGCCTCGACTTTGAGGACTCCGTTTGGAAGCCGGAAGTCAATCCTGACATCAAGTCAGAGTTCGTGGTGGCCTAG
- the LOC122236503 gene encoding voltage-dependent calcium channel beta subunit-associated regulatory protein gives MLTLWVRRQPPATPAGAWVRYCKKKKKKKKKKKATIERQVPGRLGVDPETTPCNRDRQHFLKIRSPQSLAEPRGSPPAPTLPDPEAGWLGRTCRGAHSLLDCCGLACRLEAAEEAGAAGGASPESPPERSGGAGPEQQQESDGERDSGPEQAQTTYRDIWSLRASLELHAAAASDHSSSGNDRDSVRSGDSSGSGSGTTVPTFPPPSPPPTPRPADSEAGGPRKLLQMDSGYASIEGRGAGEDGLLSASEKRSSFTSAGRTATVGTSFEGAPAPTEAPVRPRSPRAWPRRAPRRDYSIDEKTDALFHEFLRHDPHFDDTLPCATRHRARAHPHTRKQWQQRGRQHSDPGARATTPAPPAAPFGADPRPTRAPLRRGDSVDCPPEGRAGDEPAAPAIPVIEEEPGGGSSTCPGSGLCVGPPGTLLDKLAAGLDDRLFPPRLAQPIATAPTLAAAAPTSPDHSPA, from the coding sequence ATGTTAACTCTGTGGGTGCGGCGCCAGCCACCTGCAACGCCAGCAGGTGCTTGGGTCagatactgtaaaaaaaaaaaaaaaaaaaaaaaaaaaaaaaaagccacgatTGAAAGGCAGGTGCCAGGAAGGCTTGGGGTTGATCCAGAAACCACCCCCTGCAACAGGGACCGCCAGCATTTTCTTAAAATCCGCTCTCCGCAGAGCCTGGCCGAGCCTAGGGGGTCCCCACCGGCGCCCACCCTTCCGGACCCAGAGGCAGGGTGGCTGGGGAGAACGTGCAGGGGCGCACACAGCCTTCTTGACTGCTGCGGCCTGGCTTGCAGGCTAGAGGCAGCGGAGGAGGCGGGCGCCGCGGGAGGAGCGAGCCCCGAGTCTCCCCCCGAGCGCAGTGGTGGTGCGGGGCCTGAGCAGCAGCAGGAATCTGATGGTGAGCGGGACTCGGGGCCAGAGCAGGCCCAGACCACCTACCGGGATATCTGGAGCCTGCGAGCCTCTCTTGAGCTGCACGCGGCTGCCGCCTCGGACCACAGCAGCAGTGGCAACGACCGCGACTCGGTGCGCAGCGGCGACAGCTCGGGCTCGGGCTCCGGGACCACCGTGCCCACTTTCCCACCGCCctcgccgccccccaccccccggccggCAGACAGCGAGGCGGGAGGTCCGCGAAAGCTGTTGCAGATGGACAGCGGCTACGCCAGCATTGAGGGCCGCGGCGCCGGCGAGGACGGGCTCCTCAGCGCGTCCGAGAAGCGCTCTTCCTTCACCAGCGCCGGCCGCACGGCCACTGTGGGCACCAGCTTCGAGGGGGCGCCGGCGCCCACCGAGGCGCCCGTCCGGCCCCGCAGCCCGCGCGCCTGGCCCCGCCGCGCCCCGCGCCGCGACTACAGCATTGACGAGAAGACGGATGCACTCTTCCACGAGTTCCTGCGCCACGACCCGCACTTCGACGACACGCTGCCCTGCGCCACGCGCCATCGCGCGCGCGCGCACCCCCACACGCGCAAGCAGTGGCAGCAGCGCGGCCGGCAGCACAGCGACCCCGGCGCGCGCGCCACGACCCCTGCCCCGCCCGCGGCCCCTTTCGGGGCCGACCCCCGCCCCACGCGCGCGCCCCTGCGCCGAGGCGACAGCGTCGACTGCCCCCCAGAGGGCCGCGCGGGCGACGAACCGGCCGCGCCCGCCATCCCGGTCATCGAGGAGGAGCCCGGCGGTGGCAGCAGCACCTGCCCCGGCTCGGGCCTGTGCGTCGGGCCCCCGGGGACGCTGCTGGACAAGCTGGCGGCTGGCCTCGATGACAGACTCTTCCCGCCGCGCCTCGCCCAGCCCATCGCCACCGCTCCCACGCTGGCCGCCGCCGCGCCCACGTCTCCCGACCACAGCCCTGCCTAA